DNA from Deinococcus aquaedulcis:
CTGAAGGGCGGCCGGCAGCTCGGCCGCTGCCACCGGCTGCCCAAAGCGCGCGTAGGCTTCGGGCCACTGCGCGCCACGCAGGGTTACGCGCAGGGCCACCGGCACCAGCGGCACCCCCGCCTGCCGCGCGGTCCAGCCCGCGCCGGGGGCCGCCGCCTGGAGTGGGCCCGCCGGGTGCAGGGCGCCTTCAGGGAACACGACCAGCCACCCCCCCCTGGCCCGGCGCACCCCGGCCCGTACCTCATCGGCCCGTAGCGCGCCCAGGCGGCGCAGAAAGGGAAAGCGCGCCAATTGTCCCGGGCTCATCAGCACCGAGAAGTCGGCGCCCGCCCAGCCGGCCACCGCCCACAGCACGTAGCCGTCCCACCAGGAATGGTGGTTCGGGGCCAGCACCGCGCCGCCCGTGGGCACGGGGCCGCGCACCCACACGCCGCCCAGGTTCCCGCGCACACTGCCCTGAACACTGCGGGCCAGCAGCGCCGTGGCCCAGGGGTGGTGACCTGGGCGCTCAGCGGTCATGCCGGGTCACCCGCCGGGCCAGCGCCAGCCCCACGCCCATGGCGACCAGGGTCACGGCCGCTTCCAGGGGGCGGCCCACCAGCACCAGCCCGCCGGGCAGAAAAAACGCCTCAATGGGGTAGGCCACCCGGAAATCTGGCGCGCGGCGGGGGCGGCCCGGCAGCAGGCTCAGGCGCGGCTCGCGGCTTTCGGGAAAGGCCCGGGCCCACCACGGCAGCGCCCAGGCCCACTCCGGGGTGCGCAGCCCAAAGAGGCGCGGCGCCAGCCCCGTAAAGACCCACGCGATGCCCGTGCCCACCGCCCACCAGCCCAGAAAGTTCTGCACCGGGGCGCCCGCCCACAGCCCCAGCGGGTCGTGCCACAGCCAGTAGCGCTGCGCGGTCATCAGGGGTTCCAGGCCAATGTCCCACAGCATCATCAGCAGGCCCGCCAGCCAGGGCCGCCCGCCGGACAGGCAGGTGGCGGTCAGGGTCAGCGCGAACCAGCCCAGCGGCACCATCAGCGGCACGCCCAGCAGCGTGGGGGCGGGGGCCGTGGCGTAGGAGTAGGCCCCAAAAGGAAAGCCAGTGCGGCTGCCCAGCACCTCCACCCCCAGCCCCACCAGAAAGGCCACCGCCAGCATCAGCCCCGCGCGCACGCCGCCCGCCCGCTCCCACACAAAGGCTAGGGCCGCCAGACACAGGGCCACCGTGCTGGCTAAGCCCAGCACCGGAAAGCCTTCGGGCCACAGCGGCACCGGGATTTTCAGCGCGGCGTACAGGGCGACCAGGGCCATCCAGGGGCGGGTCTGGGCCAGCAGCTCAGCCAGACGCTCCGAGAAAACGCTGGCAAACTGTGGCCCCAGCGCGTCTCCGGCCAGCGCCAGCACTCCGGAGAGCGGCAGCCCCAGCGCAATCAGCGCCCAGCCCAGCCCCTGGCCCGCCATCACCAGCAGCGCCCCGGCAAAGGCCACGCCCAGCGCGGCAAAGGCCAGCCCAAATCGCAGCAGGGTGGGGGAGAGGCGGGCAGTCAAGCGCGCCCCCGCAGGGCGGTGAAATACTGCGTGGTGGCGTCCGAGACCTCATCCGGCAGCCGGTCCAGCGGCCACCAGCGCACGTCCGCCGCGTCGTCCCCGGCCCGGGGCTCGCCGCCCGCCCACGGCGCTATGAACACCTGCGTGTCCCAGTGCACCACGTTGCCGTCCGGGTACGTGTGGGGGTGGGAGAAACTCCCCACGAGGCTCAGCGCCCCTACTTTCAGCCCGGTTTCTTCCAGCAGTTCGCGGCGCGCTGTGGTTTCGGGCGTTTCCCCGGGGCCCGCACCGCCCCCCGGCACGTCCCAGAGGCCGTTGTCCCGGCGGCGGATAAGCAGCACCTGCCCGCCTTGCACCACGGCCACGCCGGCCCCCTGGCGTTTCAAGCCGCGCCGCCGCCATCTGGGAAGGCGGAAGCGTCGCGGGGGGGCCCCCTCACTCGCCCCTTCGGGGCGCCCTCTCTGCTGCGCAGCTCTCTGAGCCTCGCAAGGGGAGAGGGCATCGACCCTCTCCCCTTGCGGGAGAGGGCCTTGCGAAGCAAGGGGTGAGGGGGCCCCCCGCCACCCCAACCGCCAAAGGACCCCCCTCAGCCTCTCCCGCACCCCGCGCCCTGCCTCCCGCTCCCCCCTCATCTCCACCGCCGCCGCGTCAGGTCGCGCACCAGCACATTCGCAGCGTTGCGCCCACTGGCACCCATGATGCCGCCGCCGGGGTGCGTGCTGGCGCCAGTCAGGTACAGCCCCTTCACCCCCGGCCAGCGGTAGCCACTGGCTTTCATCCAGGGGCGGAACGAGAACATCTGGTCAAAGCTCATTTCCAGGTGCATCACGTTGCCCCGGTGCAGGCCCAGGTGGTCGTGCAGCCACTGCGGCGTTTGCACCAGCTCGCCCACAATCGTGTCGCGGGTGCCCGGCGCGTAGTGTTCAAAGGCGCGCAGGATGTTTTCGCGGGCTTCGGCGGTGCGGGTCTCCCATGAGCCGCTGCTCAGTTCGTAGGGGTAATACTGCGCCCAGAGCCACAGCACATCGCCGCCGGGGGGGGCAAGTGAATCGTCCACCGCCGAAAAACTCATGGCGATCAGGGGCGGGTCGGTGGTGGGTTCGCCTGCCAGATATTCGCCGTAGCCCTTCATCAGCTGCTGTTCGCTTTTAATCAGCAGGCCCAGGCCCACGCGGCTGTCCGGCTCGGTGTGGTGCCGGTACTTCACCTTTTCGCTGAGGGCCAGCCGCAGCACCATGCCAAAGCCGTTGCCCACCCGCACCTGCCGCGCGCTGCTGGGCACGTATTGCTCGGGCAGCGCGCCTGCCGTGGTCAGCACATGGGCACCGGAGACCACGGCGCGGGCGGTGTAGGTGTCGCCGCCCTCCAGCCGCACGCCCTGGGCCCGGCCCCCCTTGACCAGAATCTCGGCCACCGGCGCGTTCACGAACACCTGCCCGCCGTCCGCCTCAATGGCGCGCTTCAGGGCTTTCGTCAGGCCGCCCGAGCCGCCCTTGGGCCGCGCCACGCCGCCCTCGTGGTACAGGGGGTGCCACAGCAAAAAGGGGGCACTCAGGGGGTCGCTGGGTGGGGGGCCGCTCTGGGCCGCCATCCACACCAGCGGCGCGCGCACCCGCTCCTCTGAGAAATATTCCTTTGCCACGTCGCCGTAGGGCCGCAGGATGCGGGGCAACTGTTCCATCCAGTCGCGGCCCTTGCCACTGCTGACCACCATCTTGCCCATGTCCAGCGGCCCGGGGGCGCTGTTGAACAGGTCGGCCACCGAGCGGGCAAAGGGCGTCCAGTCGTCTAAAAAGCGCGTGTATGCCTCGCCCTGACCGGGAAACAGGGCCTCCAGTTCGCGCGCGGTGCGGCCGGCGTCGCGGTGAATAAACCACGGGGTGTCGCCGTCCGAGCAGTGGAACATGGGGTCCACGTCCAGGTAATGCAGGCCGTGGCGGCTCAGTTCCAGTTCGCGCACCACGGGCGTCATGCGGATCAGGATGTGCGCGCTGCCGCCGTAGTCAAAGCGGTAGCCGGGCACCAGCTCTTCGGTGCTGACTGCCCCACCCACGAGGTGCCGCCGCTCGAACACGCCCACCTTCAGGCCCGCCTTGGCGGCGTAGGCCGCCGTTACCAGGGCGTTGTGGCCCGCGCCCATCACGATCACGTCGAAATCCGGCATGTGCCGTCAGTCTGGCACGGGAGAAGAAGCGCAGATGGTCAGGCAGAGGACAGAATGCGGGGCGCTCAGGCCCTTTCTGGGCGGAGGATGCTCAGGGCAGGGTGATCGTGCGCCCGCTGTGGAAGGTGACGGCAACCGTGGGCTCCACGCCGCTACTGCCTGTGACAGTGCAGGAGGCGATCTGCTCACGGTACGTCTGGGGCAGGCCGTCCAGGGGACATGGGCCGTCTGGCAAGGTCCGGTCCACCTGCACCACCAAGGCCTGTAGCTGCACGGCGCGGGCGACGGCCATCTCGCCGGTCTGAGTGGCGCGCGTGCGGGCCGACAGCAGATTGGGAATCAGCACGGCGGCCAGAATGCCGG
Protein-coding regions in this window:
- a CDS encoding lysophospholipid acyltransferase family protein codes for the protein MTAERPGHHPWATALLARSVQGSVRGNLGGVWVRGPVPTGGAVLAPNHHSWWDGYVLWAVAGWAGADFSVLMSPGQLARFPFLRRLGALRADEVRAGVRRARGGWLVVFPEGALHPAGPLQAAAPGAGWTARQAGVPLVPVALRVTLRGAQWPEAYARFGQPVAAAELPAALQRELAALDHDLQTSDPERPLAGYLRAVPGRQSRSARLDLPSRLLTLITGDRA
- a CDS encoding phytoene desaturase family protein is translated as MPDFDVIVMGAGHNALVTAAYAAKAGLKVGVFERRHLVGGAVSTEELVPGYRFDYGGSAHILIRMTPVVRELELSRHGLHYLDVDPMFHCSDGDTPWFIHRDAGRTARELEALFPGQGEAYTRFLDDWTPFARSVADLFNSAPGPLDMGKMVVSSGKGRDWMEQLPRILRPYGDVAKEYFSEERVRAPLVWMAAQSGPPPSDPLSAPFLLWHPLYHEGGVARPKGGSGGLTKALKRAIEADGGQVFVNAPVAEILVKGGRAQGVRLEGGDTYTARAVVSGAHVLTTAGALPEQYVPSSARQVRVGNGFGMVLRLALSEKVKYRHHTEPDSRVGLGLLIKSEQQLMKGYGEYLAGEPTTDPPLIAMSFSAVDDSLAPPGGDVLWLWAQYYPYELSSGSWETRTAEARENILRAFEHYAPGTRDTIVGELVQTPQWLHDHLGLHRGNVMHLEMSFDQMFSFRPWMKASGYRWPGVKGLYLTGASTHPGGGIMGASGRNAANVLVRDLTRRRWR
- a CDS encoding carotenoid biosynthesis protein, with amino-acid sequence MTARLSPTLLRFGLAFAALGVAFAGALLVMAGQGLGWALIALGLPLSGVLALAGDALGPQFASVFSERLAELLAQTRPWMALVALYAALKIPVPLWPEGFPVLGLASTVALCLAALAFVWERAGGVRAGLMLAVAFLVGLGVEVLGSRTGFPFGAYSYATAPAPTLLGVPLMVPLGWFALTLTATCLSGGRPWLAGLLMMLWDIGLEPLMTAQRYWLWHDPLGLWAGAPVQNFLGWWAVGTGIAWVFTGLAPRLFGLRTPEWAWALPWWARAFPESREPRLSLLPGRPRRAPDFRVAYPIEAFFLPGGLVLVGRPLEAAVTLVAMGVGLALARRVTRHDR
- a CDS encoding NUDIX domain-containing protein; the encoded protein is MKRQGAGVAVVQGGQVLLIRRRDNGLWDVPGGGAGPGETPETTARRELLEETGLKVGALSLVGSFSHPHTYPDGNVVHWDTQVFIAPWAGGEPRAGDDAADVRWWPLDRLPDEVSDATTQYFTALRGRA